GGTCTTGCCTCAATTCTTGAAGGACTTAACATAACTCCTAAATACTATTTTGTAGATAATTATAATGAATCAATAGATGCCGTCTTAAATAAAGGTGTTGACTTGGCACTCATAGCAAGAAGCTATACTTTCTCATTACTTAACACTGAATTATATTTAACTAATATAATAGTAAAACCTATAAATACTCACTTTGCTTACAGAAAAGGGTTAAATAAGGCAGTCACAGAAAAAATAGATAATGAGCTTAATAATCTTCTTTCTGATGAAAACTCTTACTATTATAAAAGATTAAAATATTTTTCAGAAGGGTATTTTCTTCACAATCCAATCATTACCTTTTTAGTAAGAAATTATATAAAGATTATTATCTTATTCCTTTCATTTGTTGTTATAGCATCATTAATAATCTTTATTTTCAACTACAAACTTGCCAAGGCAACAGCACAGCTAAAAAATGAACGGAAAAAGCTAATAAAAATATTAAACAACTTAAATGAGCCTATAATGATGTTTAACAACAATTTTCAGGTAGAATTTTTTAATAAAGCTGCAAAAAATACTTTTGATAATTTAGATTTTGGTAAAACAATTTATGACTGGACATACCCTATGCAAGATAACAATAAAAAAAGTATAAATTTTGAAGATTTGTTACATTTAGAAAAGCTTGCAGATTATTACTTCATTAAAAACACACTTAGAGGTGAAATAATAGCTGAAATTTCTATAACAAAAATTCAAAATGAAGATAATAACGATTTTGATTACGTAATAATGATTAATGATATTACGTCAACTATGAAGAATATTCAAATTCAATCAAAAATAGACAAGCTTGAAACAGTAGGCAAGATTGCTGCAGGTATTGCTCACGATTTTAACAATTACCTCGGAGCAATATCAAATTATGTCTTGGCTATAAAGGCTAAAGACAACTTTAAAGAAGAATTACCTAAAATCGAAAATCTTATCCAAAAAAGCAGACATTTGACAAAGCAACTCCTCACATTTGCAAAGGGGAGTAGCCTTGAAATTAAAAATGTTGATATTTGCAAAATTGTAAAGGATGCTGCAGAGTTTGCACTTAAAGGGAGTAGTATAACTTTAAATTTTAATAGTAAAGGTAGTGAAGAGTTAGAATTTTGCGCTGAAGTAGATGACAATTTTATCACTCAGGTAATAACAAATATTGTTATCAATGCCAAACAAGCAATGAATGATAATGGAGAAATTGATATCTCAATAGATACAGCTAATTTTGAAAAAGATAACAAGTTTAATTTACCCGAAGGAGATTATGTAAAAATATCTATCAGAGATTTTGGGCCGGGGATACCTGACAGTATAGCAAAAGAAGTTTTTGAGCCTTTTTTTACTACCAAAACGACAGGTAACGGTTTAGGGCTTGCTACAGCATATTCAATTATAAAGCAGCACAATGGACATATCACTTTTAAAAATCTTGACAAAGGGTGTGTCTTTGAAATCTATCTGCCTAAGACTGAATGCACTGTAAACAATATTGTCAAACCTGACAACGTATTACAGCCCGAGAAGATTAATATTTTATACATGGATGATGAAGATGATTTGCGCGACTCATTTAAAACAATGCTTGAGCTATTTGACTGCAAGGTTACAGTTACAAAAAATGGAGAAGAGACGTTAAAAGAGGTTGAAAATAAAAATTTTGATATAATTGTCCTTGATTTAACCATAAAAGGTGGGCTTAGCGGAGAAGATACCATTAAAGCGCTTAGAGACAAAGGAATTGATTCTGTATTTGTAGTATCTTCAGGATATTCAGACAGTGAAATAATAACAAATTACAAGGAATTTGGCTTTGATTTCTATCTTCCAAAACCCTTCTCGATGGAAAATTTAAAACAGATGTTAAGTCAGTTAAAATCTAAAAAGTAAAGACATCACACCTACTTGTTATTTACCCTTTTACTTCTCCTTATCAAAAACATAGAGTAAACGACTAAGCATATTACAGCAAAAAGAATCACTGAAAACCTGAAATACGGGATTGAATACGCTATTCTATATTTAATTACCAAATAAGCAGTCTTTACCCACTCAACTGTGGCAAATAGTAAAAAAAACTGAATTATATAGTATGTTATATTATGTTTGAAAAAGTATAAAAAAGGCAAAATGACAAAAATTGTTACGAAAATATATTCACCACCTCTAAGAAAATGTGCAGCAGTCAAAAGTGATGATAACAGCAAAAAAGTAAATGCTAAACTAAACCTAAGCTTCACAACAAACCCCTTATCTTAAATGTAAAAATAGGGCGAAAAAATCGCCCTATTTTATGTTATTTATATTCTCTTTAGTCAATTTTCTAAGTAAAAGGGATAAACCCAAAAGGCCTATAAGGTTTGGAATTGCCATCATCCCATTAAATAGGTCTGAAATATCCCAAACAAAAGCTGTTTTTCTAAATGAGCCAAAAAATACAGTAAATAAGAAAATTAATTTATAAACAAGTGCAAATTTACCGCCGGTTAAATATTTCATACACTGCTCACCGTAATAAGACCAACCAAGTATTGTAGAGTATGCAAAAAATATCAATGAAATCGCTAAAAACCAATCACCCATACTACCATACATACTACTAAAGGCAAGCGCAGTCAGCTCTGTACTACTTTTGCCCGATTCCCACGCACCGGTAGAAACGATTACAAGTGCTGTCATAGAGCAAATAATAATTGTATCAAAAAAGACACCTGTCATAGCGATAAGCCCTTGCTTTACGGCACTGTCAGTCTTAGCTGCAGCATGTGCAATAGGAGCACTACCAAGACCGGCTTCATTTGAAAATACGCCTCTTGCCACACCAAACCTGATAGCATCTCTTACCATTGAGCCGGCAAAGCCACCGGTAGCAGCAGCAGGAGAAAATGCAAGACTTATAATTAATTTAAATGCCATAACCACTTCTGCAAAATTAGCAATAATTAAAATAAGTGAAATTGTGACATAAAAAACTGCCATAAAAGGTACAAGCTTTTCTGTAACCTTTCCAATCCTTTTGATACCGCCGATAATTACAAGTGCAGTAATAACTACCAAAAATATCCCTACAACCATTTTAGGAAGACCAAAAGCATTATTAACGGCCTGAGCAACGGAGTGACTCTGAGCCATACTACCTATCCCAAAAGAAGCAAAAATACCAAAAATTGCAAACAGCACACCAAGCCATTTTTGTTTTAATCCTTCAGAAATGTAATACATTGGGCCGCCTATCGTTGACCCGTCACTTAACTGCTTTCTAAAATGTACAGAAAGAACAGCCTCAGCATACTTTGTAGCCATACCAAAAAATGCCGTAACCCACATCCAAAATACAGCGCCGGGGCCACCTGATGCAATAGCTGTTGCAACACCTGCAATATTTCCTGTCCCCACAGTTGCTGACAATGCGGTAGTAAGTGCCTGAAAAGGCGTGATTTCCCCTTTTTCCCCTGTACTTTTGTTAGATTTAAGGATTAGTGACAATGCCTTAGGTAATTTAAAAATTTGAATAAAACCAAGTGATATTGAAAGCCAAACACCTGTGCCAAGAAGAAGGACAAGCATTACAGGCCCCCAAACATATCCATCAAGAGTCAAAATAATATTATGCAACTGCTCCATCTTTCACCTCTTTGTCTTTTAAAAGAGCGAAGAATATAGCATAATTAAAAAATTATTCAAGTTAAAATATAGAATTATACAGTTTATTTAAGGCTTATTTATAAAATAGTTAGCTGTATACAAATCAAAAGCAGCACTACCTACAGACTTGAATATAGTTTTTGTATTATTAAATTTAACCCCTGTTTCACTAATAATTTTACCTAATTCTCGGATATTTTCTTTTTTAACTTTGCCTCTTTTAATAGGAATAGTTAAATCACCGCTTTCAATAAGTGCAGACTTACTGTCGATAAATACATTAAAATTTGCATAAATAATTTCATCAATTTCCTGCATATACGGCCTGAATGAGCCTATAGCGTTTATATGAACATCATTTTTAAATTTATTTAAATCGGCTAAAAATAAAGGTTTGTGACTATTAGTAGCAGCAATGATTATATCACTTTCGTAAAGATTTTCCTCTGACTTATACAGGCTAATATCTGCGTCTGTAAACTTTTTAATTTTTTCTATGAAATTTTCTGTTTTTGGTTTATTTCTGCCACAAATATATATTTTTTTTATATCTCTTACAGATTGTGCCGCTAAAATTTGAGTTTCAGCCTGAGCACCCGTCCCAAAAACAGTCATAGTTTCCGCTTTTTTTGAAGAAAGCATATCGACGGCTGCTCCACCTATTGCCCCTGTCCTCATAGCAGTAAGTGTAGCCCCGTCAAAAAATGCCTGAGGCATCCCTGTATTAGAATCTGCAATCATTACAAATCCATTTATACTTGGCAGGTTAATCTTCAAATTTTCAGGGCAAACACCTACATATTTAAAAGCTACCTTCTTCAGTTTTTCACTTAATACCGGCATAAATAAAAATACGGATTCACCTGACTCAATATGCTCTCTCAAAGGGACAATTATCTCATTTAATGCCAAATTAGACATAGCTTTTTTCATCTCACCAATAAGTTCCTTATAATCAATTAAGGACAGCATATCGTTAGAAGAGTAAAATTTATACATGGCAAACCTCATAAAATTTTATTCAGCTTACAGCAATTTTTAAAACCACAAAAGACATATTTTCAAAAATGTTTAAAAATATCAAGTCAATCATTACTAACAAATAATAAATATCCCATAAAAATATTGACTTTTACTTATAACCATTCTAAATTAAAAATCGGCAAAAAAATAAAAAGTATGTTATAATAAAATATACTATCAATTAGGAGGTTGCTATGGCAATTAGTGAATTTGTAAAAAGTGCTGATTTTAAAAATGAAAAACATGTACCAGTTATTGAGTGTCCAAGTGGACTTAAAAAAGGTGAATTTTGTGATGTAGTTGTGACTGTCGGTAAGGATATTCCTCACCCAAACACTACAGAGCATTTTATTAATTGGATTGCTCTATATTTCAAACCTGCCGAAGGTAATGTTTATAATCTTGGTAGAGCTGAATTTCTTGCTCACGGCGAATCTGCTAAAGGTGCAAATCAAGGGCCTGCATACACTAACCCTGTAGCTTGCTTTAAAGTAAAGTTAGATGAGCCGGGTAAACTTGTTGCTGTTAGTTACTGCAACATTCATGGTCTTTGGGAAAGTGAAGTAGAAGTAAAATTCTAATATATAAGCCGGGGTTACCCGGCTTTTTTAATAATTAAGACAGCCTATGCATCCGTTAAACTGACAATTTTCAAGAGGCTCAATAGGTTGACCTATCTCTTTTTCTAAAAAATATCTTATTGAATAAATACTGCCTACTCCGCCTGAAATAAAATATCTATCAGATTTTAACCTTTTTACAAGTGGGGTTATCCTTTTTGCAACTGACTCACACACACCTGCAGCTATCTCTTTAAAATCGACACCTTCAGCAATTTTGCCGATTATCTCGCTCTCACTGAATATTGCACAGGTAGAATTTAATTTTACAGGATTTTCCACACTATTTGCAATGTCAGATAAATCCATTTTTAAGATATTTGCTGCATTTTCCAAAAATCTTCCGGTGCTTGCGGCACATTTATCATTCATTATAAAATCTTCTATAAACCCGTCAACGACCTTAATGACCTTACTATCTTGCCCGCCTAAGTCGATTAAAGTAAAATTATCACAGCCGGTCTGCACTTTTGCACCTTTAAAATGAGCCTTAATTTCAGAAATAATTTCAGCATTGGCAAAGGATAAAATATTTCTTCCATAGCCGGTAGCAACCACACGCCCCGGTTTATCATCCAAAAAATCAAGATTTATCTTTATATTTTCCCCTTCCCTTTTTACAAAATCCCTATAAAACGTAACTGTATCAAAAAGCTTAAACTCTAAATAATCCCCTTTTTTCAAACCAACTTTAACAAATCTACTGCCTAAATCTATACCTACATCAACCATTCTTACCTCAAAAAAATATATACTTAATTAAATAATTCAGACCTTTTTCTCACTGAGCATTTCTATAAATGATTCCAATCTGATTTTTGTCCGGGCATCAATATTTCCCGGGTCATTCCCTTCGATTGTTATTACCGGGACATCAAGACTTTTTTTGATAATGACATCCTGAATCTGCCTATAACAAAATGACTGCACATAATGTATGATACCGTCAATTTTTCTATCAGCTATTTGAGCTTTTATATCTTCTACCCTTTTAAAAATGTCATAAGGATAAGTGTAATCAATATATCTCTGTATGAAGTCATCTGAAACAGATGGGATAGAAAACTGTCTTTGAACTTCATTAAATACTACTGCTACCCCTTTACTTTCAACAAATTGGTAAATATCATCAAAAATTGTTGGCACACCTATAAATCCAAGCCTTATATTTCTCTCCGTCACACTTCTTGCTTCAGCTTCCCCTATAAAATCATCCAACTCTTTTTCATACCTTTCAAAATCACCATTAAAGTCAGTAGAAGTCACAAGCCATAGATGGT
This DNA window, taken from Deferrivibrio essentukiensis, encodes the following:
- a CDS encoding ATP-binding protein, which encodes MKNKLIIFSLIFFIISINSFAEKLKVGFWDNNPLSYFENSEYKGFQVDIFKYIAEKNNIDYEFVYGSWSELYSDISKGKIDIFFPIGYAEYRLQYMDFSKFPVFENWGQVVARKDIKISSLYDLEGKTIAVQFNDIFLVANDGLASILEGLNITPKYYFVDNYNESIDAVLNKGVDLALIARSYTFSLLNTELYLTNIIVKPINTHFAYRKGLNKAVTEKIDNELNNLLSDENSYYYKRLKYFSEGYFLHNPIITFLVRNYIKIIILFLSFVVIASLIIFIFNYKLAKATAQLKNERKKLIKILNNLNEPIMMFNNNFQVEFFNKAAKNTFDNLDFGKTIYDWTYPMQDNNKKSINFEDLLHLEKLADYYFIKNTLRGEIIAEISITKIQNEDNNDFDYVIMINDITSTMKNIQIQSKIDKLETVGKIAAGIAHDFNNYLGAISNYVLAIKAKDNFKEELPKIENLIQKSRHLTKQLLTFAKGSSLEIKNVDICKIVKDAAEFALKGSSITLNFNSKGSEELEFCAEVDDNFITQVITNIVINAKQAMNDNGEIDISIDTANFEKDNKFNLPEGDYVKISIRDFGPGIPDSIAKEVFEPFFTTKTTGNGLGLATAYSIIKQHNGHITFKNLDKGCVFEIYLPKTECTVNNIVKPDNVLQPEKINILYMDDEDDLRDSFKTMLELFDCKVTVTKNGEETLKEVENKNFDIIVLDLTIKGGLSGEDTIKALRDKGIDSVFVVSSGYSDSEIITNYKEFGFDFYLPKPFSMENLKQMLSQLKSKK
- a CDS encoding alanine/glycine:cation symporter family protein, with the translated sequence MEQLHNIILTLDGYVWGPVMLVLLLGTGVWLSISLGFIQIFKLPKALSLILKSNKSTGEKGEITPFQALTTALSATVGTGNIAGVATAIASGGPGAVFWMWVTAFFGMATKYAEAVLSVHFRKQLSDGSTIGGPMYYISEGLKQKWLGVLFAIFGIFASFGIGSMAQSHSVAQAVNNAFGLPKMVVGIFLVVITALVIIGGIKRIGKVTEKLVPFMAVFYVTISLILIIANFAEVVMAFKLIISLAFSPAAATGGFAGSMVRDAIRFGVARGVFSNEAGLGSAPIAHAAAKTDSAVKQGLIAMTGVFFDTIIICSMTALVIVSTGAWESGKSSTELTALAFSSMYGSMGDWFLAISLIFFAYSTILGWSYYGEQCMKYLTGGKFALVYKLIFLFTVFFGSFRKTAFVWDISDLFNGMMAIPNLIGLLGLSLLLRKLTKENINNIK
- a CDS encoding ornithine cyclodeaminase family protein, with protein sequence MYKFYSSNDMLSLIDYKELIGEMKKAMSNLALNEIIVPLREHIESGESVFLFMPVLSEKLKKVAFKYVGVCPENLKINLPSINGFVMIADSNTGMPQAFFDGATLTAMRTGAIGGAAVDMLSSKKAETMTVFGTGAQAETQILAAQSVRDIKKIYICGRNKPKTENFIEKIKKFTDADISLYKSEENLYESDIIIAATNSHKPLFLADLNKFKNDVHINAIGSFRPYMQEIDEIIYANFNVFIDSKSALIESGDLTIPIKRGKVKKENIRELGKIISETGVKFNNTKTIFKSVGSAAFDLYTANYFINKP
- a CDS encoding class II SORL domain-containing protein translates to MAISEFVKSADFKNEKHVPVIECPSGLKKGEFCDVVVTVGKDIPHPNTTEHFINWIALYFKPAEGNVYNLGRAEFLAHGESAKGANQGPAYTNPVACFKVKLDEPGKLVAVSYCNIHGLWESEVEVKF
- a CDS encoding acyl-CoA dehydratase activase → MVDVGIDLGSRFVKVGLKKGDYLEFKLFDTVTFYRDFVKREGENIKINLDFLDDKPGRVVATGYGRNILSFANAEIISEIKAHFKGAKVQTGCDNFTLIDLGGQDSKVIKVVDGFIEDFIMNDKCAASTGRFLENAANILKMDLSDIANSVENPVKLNSTCAIFSESEIIGKIAEGVDFKEIAAGVCESVAKRITPLVKRLKSDRYFISGGVGSIYSIRYFLEKEIGQPIEPLENCQFNGCIGCLNY
- a CDS encoding 2-hydroxyacyl-CoA dehydratase family protein, producing the protein MKKIGFTTTIPVEIVFASKNIPVDLNNIFITSESPYKFLEYAEDDGLPRNTCNWIKGIYTAVMKNSVEEVIAVTQGDCSNTHALMELFENAGVKVHPFGYPFGIDNAYEYLKNEILNLCKSLDVDFEEVLKYKDRIDLIRKKLRYLDKLTVQGKVSGFENHLWLVTSTDFNGDFERYEKELDDFIGEAEARSVTERNIRLGFIGVPTIFDDIYQFVESKGVAVVFNEVQRQFSIPSVSDDFIQRYIDYTYPYDIFKRVEDIKAQIADRKIDGIIHYVQSFCYRQIQDVIIKKSLDVPVITIEGNDPGNIDARTKIRLESFIEMLSEKKV